In Puntigrus tetrazona isolate hp1 chromosome 18, ASM1883169v1, whole genome shotgun sequence, one genomic interval encodes:
- the si:ch211-220f16.2 gene encoding golgin subfamily A member 4 isoform X1, whose translation MLRWFSADESGSAHGAPGSPQVDVCSDVRLAEVSEQLTQMQELVAHLKELIRDKDAALSGKDDQAKELTEQMQRLRGENENVQSKLEAERHITRARIKDLLEKHEAELLRAADKHEAEMSEREQALRRQLETLQRSISQPADASANQSTCITAEKLTELQAQVKLKEAEASKAEAKFLKMKAWSKSRIRQLEEELKKVQSGVCLDVSPDVTSLHGRITELQEEREEMLSKLELYEDMKAKNDQLQKQLMEYKEQQRKMQADLEQVTKRAASQVSETGSIDDVQVMEWQEMITMVTEAERARDQSHEKNAMAFRMSHIEEEREELIEDDWLFPGCSDPALANRQQEVEEELAQARGLCPQKSRKPKYFTPRSLQEDLEFHSRQDPIGPTDCDALVNGENMGGWWPQHSAADTDGLRSVVEELELERNQLQEQILVLEKQCQDLEDRLQLQARIELLQETFDIDEGGQAFSTSQNESERLQAQVANLRSQQIRDTEKHQLLIASLNKQLKGLSSTQECLESSLMEKEHTLARTSEKLEFIDSLKENLEEKEKQNQETTEKLLQTENNLAEVTKTCSTFEKENSEMKATVAELTLKLNVLKDKVQKQETTIESLQNDLVQTNDDLDRLNAAHLEERAQLVHDLQSCEREIDRLQDVITDKDKDILALTSSTAEYSEQIHELKQEMKFKENVLAKIEQDVQIFRDPQLSDQQFFNVLIPQLIEQLKRTETDLKVSKKDSESRSNDIKDLTKQTEEDKKTIQELRMEIQKLNMNLKDQLLDGEQVNEKDSFLDERNELFAEVSKYKSELEEQVECQEQLKQDVQDKSKIITVLEDKLKNVQEEMVAERDRFNKELKIRNEAKENLEKDLSDKIESIQSVNNNNQKLQESLEQTLGELARQKQHLDNTKEQMQVVQDQNYNLLLQVESFTNDNCQLMREIEASVQSLSDALEEKKRLSNKISEVEQQLSESVKTIEHLQKEKEELTLKGNELNNNLEQNKQSMANIFLEKDGIVRLHETLSRQNQQLQESFEEKQKEVLALAQVVSEMNNKAAKTLGENEKLASEIASLNEQNKCLQKQTNEQMKSLTETTKERENLQNKILIFETQDVENRKIIEGLLKQKEDLLLQVEEHKTIKKKLQSGEETLQEKSLECATLSKCLRETKEEVHHLRKELESTTSEVLQYKHIIFEKEKTLTDQSTQMEAYRHQLKQLQDNLSILQEQANNHKSGLTEKDTLLQKESSSCRLLQNELSHEREHVFTLKQEISSLKMECSRLNQTLEAKDSTLREKNLECRNHSEELYRRNESMLSLTSQLGIMNENIVKLESDNAHLKGTLGEHLEENVQLKEELRQKQIEAVEYQDNVQAMNDQNIIIKSELKNSIAEIFRHQEMTTSLQNELENKRVELASLAELLKSKHSQLEALQCTLQGKEKLFMTQEMSVNQMKVRLLENESQITQKITVISELHEEVQNLQTALQEKDRLLLNKDEEFSLVKKTLMAQSESCEARLELEMTEIAKFQGDLKSVQEKNNHLISIINEKDSLLMQEKEKALHLQGSVSELENTVSQLTCQIQRLTSEITQLRETQTEKEQVTFAAQSQMQKLDELYKKLQEEYDLTKKELLKVINEKSLKEEEICKLVLEKEEICKNSSDQIQRIQDQLQHHKWQSSKVEEDRTIKREKQHIESMALQGKDASPEHWAQMHSQLQHCQQVIQQRDLCLQQLNIKLQQAIEEKDGVSSHLSTVSRMLRDTQQTVGELQNRCYWQERQIQNQYSHTQGSVYTEVPPGAPQEPISADFNPSGTDGGDFRMRLAEAEIHLSQLNSRLEDERSRREVAEEAMRLMEQKVKSMESNQLRHCQKDFSIQLERDEEPYEDLVLRPSRHLLMHKMKSGVHLCQRWFKGSIYCCSKLLPSRGKSRYIFIGYLLMLHVLVFVCLSWSL comes from the exons ATGCTGAGGTGGTTTTCAGCGGATGAGTCCGGCTCTGCGCATGGA GCTCCCGGCTCCCCGCAGGTGGACGTGTGTAGTGATGTGAGATTGGCTGAGGTCAGTGAACAGCTGACGCAGATGCAGGAACTTGTGGCCCATTTAAAAGAGTTGATCAGGGACAAGGATGCAGCGCTCAGTGGTAAAGATGACCAAGCCAAG GAGCTGACAGAACAAATGCAGCGCTTACGGGGTGAGAATGAAAACGTTCAGTCGAAGCTGGAGGCGGAACGTCACATCACTCGGGCCCGGATCAAGGATCTGCTGGAGAAACATgaagcagagctgctgagagCTGCTGATAAACACGAGGCTGAGATGTCAGAGAGGGAGCAGGCCTTGCGCCGGCAGCTCGAGACTCTTCAGCGCTCTATATCTCAGCCCGCGGATGCGTCCGCTAACCAATCCACCTGCATCACTGCTGAAAAACTCACAGAGCTGCAAG CCCAAGTGAAGCTGAAAGAAGCAGAGGCCAGTAAAGCAGAAGCAAAgttcttaaaaatgaaagcatggTCCAAATCTAGGATCAGACAGCTTGAGGAGGAGCTCAAAAAAGTTCAg TCCGGAGTGTGTCTCGACGTGTCCCCTGATGTCACGTCCCTACATGGTCGCATTACTGAGTTgcaagaggagagagaagaaatgCTCAGCAAACTGGAGCTGTATGAAGATATGAAGGCAAAAAATG ATCAACTACAGAAGCAGCTTATGGAATATAAGGAACAGCAGAGGAAGATGCAGGCGGACCTGGAGCAGGTGACCAAGAGAGCTGCATCACAg GTGAGTGAAACGGGCAGCATTGATGACGTTCAGGTGATGGAGTGGCAAGAAATGATTACCATGGTGACTGAGGCAGAAAGAGCTCGAGATCAGAGTCACGAGAAGAATGCCATGGCCTTCAGAATGAGCCACAtcgaagaggagagagagg AACTGATTGAGGATGACTGGTTGTTTCCTGGCTGCTCCGATCCAGCATTAGCCAATCGGCAACAGGAAGTGGAGGAGGAGTTGGCCCAGGCCCGTGGACTCTGCCCACAGAAAAGCAGGAAGCCCAAATATTTCACCCCACGCAGTCTGCAG gaggACTTGGAATTTCATAGTAGGCAAGACCCGATAGGCCCCACTGATTGTGATGCTCTTGTGAATGGAGAAAACATGGGTGGATGGTGGCCACAGCACAGTGCTGCAGATACAG ATGGCTTGAGGTCTGTTGTTGAGGAGCTTGAACTAGAGAGAAACCAACTGCAGGAACAGATTTTGGTTCTTGAGAAACAGTGCCAAGATCTAGAGGACCGTCTGCAACTTCAGGCTCGCATTGAATTACTACAG GAAACGTTTGATATAGATGAAGGTGGTCAAGCATTTTCCACATCTCAg AATGAATCTGAGCGCCTTCAGGCACAGGTCGCAAACCTTCGCAGTCAGCAGATAAGAGACACTGAAAAGCATCAGCTACTTATCGCCAGCCTGAACAAACAACTCAAAgg ATTGAGCAGCACACAGGAGTGTCTGGAGTCTTCACTCATGGAAAAGGAGCACACGCTTGCCAGAACCTCAGAGAAACTGGAATTTATTGACAGTCTGAAAGAAAATttagaggaaaaagaaaaacagaaccaAGAAACTACTGAAAAACTGCTTCAGACTGAAAACAAT CTGGCTGAAGTTACAAAGACATGCAGCACCTTTGAGAAGGAAAATTCAGAGATGAAAGCAACTGTTGCAGAACTGACACTTAAACTCAATGTGCTGAAAGACAAG GTCCAGAAACAAGAGACAACTATAGAATCATTGCAGAATGATCTGGTTCAAACAAACGATGATCTCGACAGACTGAACGCTGCTCATCTGGAAGAAAGGGCACAACTGGTTCATGACTTGCAGAGCTGTGAGCGTGAAATCGATAGACTTCAAGATGTCATCACTGATAAGGATAAAGATATATTGGCACTAACATCCAGTACAGCAGAATATTCAGAACAGATTCATGAactaaaacaggaaatgaagtttaaagaaaatgtgctGGCTAAAATTGAACAGGATGTTCAAATCTTTAGAGACCCACAGCTTTCTGACCAACAGTTCTTTAATGTCCTAATACCTCAACTGATTGAACAGTTGAAGAGAACTGAAACTGATCTTAAAGTATCGAAAAAAGATAGTGAGTCAAGGAGTAATGACATTAAAGACTTAACCAAGCAAACGGAAGAGGACAAGAAAACAATTCAGGAACTCCGCATGGAAATACAGAAGCTGAATATGAATCTCAAAGACCAGCTATTGGATGGAGAACAAGTGAATGAAAAAGACTCTTTCCTGGATGAACGTAATGAGTTGTTTGCTGAAGTCAGCAAATATAAAAGTGAGCTTGAGGAGCAGGTTGAATGTCAAGAACAGCTTAAGCAAGATGTCCAAGATAAGTCAAAGATAATAACTGTATTGGAGGATAAGCTGAAGAATGTTCAAGAGGAGATGGTAGCTGAGAGAGATAGATTTAACAAAGAACTTAAGATTCGAAACGAAGCCAAAGAAAACCTTGAGAAAGACTTGTCTGATAAAATTGAGAGTATTCAGTCAGTGAATAATAACAATCAAAAACTTCAGGAATCACTTGAGCAGACTTTGGGGGAGCTGGCAAGACAAAAACAGCACCTGGATAATACTAAGGAGCAAATGCAAGTTGTACAAGATCAGAATTACAACTTGCTCTTACAAGTCGAAAGTTTCACTAATGACAATTGTCAATTGATGAGGGAAATTGAGGCTAGCGTCCAGTCCCTCTCTGATGCtttggaagaaaagaaaagactgtCAAACAAAATATCTGAAGTTGAACAGCAGCTTTCAGAGAGTGTTAAAACAATAGAACACTTGCAAAAAGAGAAGGAAGAGCTAACACTCAAAGGAAATGAATTGAACAATAACCTTGAGCAAAACAAACAGTCAATggctaatatttttttggaaaaagatGGCATTGTTAGACTCCATGAGACATTGAGCAGGCAAAATCAACAACTGCAAGAAAGTTTtgaagagaaacaaaaagaagtGCTTGCACTAGCCCAAGTTGTGTCTGAAATGAATAACAAGGCTGCAAAAACACTtggagaaaatgaaaagcttGCTTCTGAAATTGCTAGTCTTAATGAACAGAATAAGTGccttcagaaacaaacaaatgaacagatGAAGTCGCTCACAGAAACAACAAAGGAGAGGGAGaatctacaaaataaaatcttgattTTTGAGACGCAAGATGTGGAAAACCGTAAAATCATAGAAGGTTTGCTTAAACAAAAGGAAGATTTGCTTTTGCAAGTAGAGGaacacaaaactataaaaaagaaACTGCAATCTGGAGAAGAGACCTTGCAGGAAAAGTCTTTAGAATGTGCAACCCTCTCAAAATGTCTCAGGGAGACCAAAGAGGAAGTACATCATCTTAGGAAAGAACTTGAGTCCACCACTTCTGAAGTCCTTCAatacaaacatattatttttgaaaaagaaaagactttAACAGACCAAAGTACACAAATGGAAGCTTATCGGCACCAACTCAAGCAATTACAGGATAATCTTTCTATTCTTCAAGAACAAGCTAATAATCATAAGTCAGGTCtgacagagaaagacacacTCCTGCAGAAAGAATCAAGTTCATGTCGTTTGCTACAAAACGAACTTAGTCATGAAAGGGAACATGTTTTTACCCTTAAACAAGAGATAAGCTCTCTGAAAATGGAATGTTCCAGACTGAACCAGACTTTGGAAGCGAAAGATAGCACATTAAGAGAGAAAAATCTTGAATGCCGCAATCACTCAGAGGAACTGTACAGAAGAAATGAGTCCATGCTTTCACTAACTAGTCAGCTTGGtattatgaatgaaaatattgtgAAGCTTGAATCTgataatgcacatttaaaaggCACTTTAGGGGAGCATTTAGaagaaaatgtacaattaaaagAGGAGCTCAGACAGAAACAAATAGAGGCTGTGGAATATCAAGATAATGTCCAGGCAATGAATGAccaaaacattataattaaatcTGAATTGAAGAATTCCATTGCAGAAATATTCAGACATCAAGAGATGACCACGTCCCTACAAAATGAACTGGAAAATAAAAGAGTTGAACTGGCATCTTTGGCAGAACTGTTAAAATCCAAACACTCTCAACTTGAAGCTTTACAATGTACTCTGCAAGGGAAAGAGAAGCTTTTCATGACACAGGAGATGTCTGTAAATCAGATGAAAGTCAGACTGTTAGAAAATGAAAGCCAAATCACCCAGAAAATAACAGTGATTTCTGAGTTACATGAAGAAGTTCAGAATTTGCAGACAGCTTTGCAAGAAAAAGATagattgcttttaaataaagatgaagaGTTTTCTCTagttaaaaagacattaatgGCTCAATCAGAATCATGTGAAGCCAGACTGGAAttagaaatgacagaaattgCTAAATTTCAAGGAGATTTAAAGAGcgtacaagaaaaaaataaccatCTCATCAGCATCATTAATGAAAAGGATTCTTTGTTGATGCAGGAGAAGGAAAAGGCTCTGCACTTGCAAGGTAGTGTGTCAGAACTGGAAAACACAGTTTCACAACTAACTTGTCAAATACAGAGATTAACTTCAGAGATCACACAACTCAGGGAAACACAAACTGAGAAGGAACAAGTCACGTTTGCTGCTCAGTCACAAATGCAGAAACTGGATGAACTATACAAAAAACTTCAAGAGGAATATGATTTGACCAAAAAAGAGTTGCTTaaagtaattaatgaaaaatcatTAAAGGAAGAAGAAATCTGTAAATTGGTCCTGGAAAAAGAAGAGATCTGCAAAAATTCCAGTGATCAGATTCAGAGAATTCAGGACCAACTACAACACCACAAGTGGCAATCCAGCAAAGTGGAAGAAGACAGGacaataaagagagaaaaacagcataTA GAGTCCATGGCTTTGCAGGGTAAAGATGCGTCTCCAGAACACTGGGCCCAGATGCATAGCCAATTGCAGCACTGCCAGCAAGTGATCCAGCAAAGGGATCTTTGCCTCCAACAACTCAACATCAAG TTGCAACAGGCAATTGAAGAAAAGGATGGGGTGTCCTCCCACTTAAGTACGGTTTCCAGGATGCTCAGAGACACACAGCAGACTGTCGGTGAGCTCCAGAATCGATGCTATTGGCAGGAGAGACAAATTCAAAATCagtattcacacacacag GGTTCAGTCTACACAGAAGTTCCACCAGGAGCCCCTCAGGAACCAATCAGTGCCGATTTTAATCCAAGTGGAACAGACGGTGGAGATTTCAGGATGAG GCTGGCTGAGGCAGAGATTCATCTTTCTCAGTTAAACTCTAGATTAGAAGACGAGAGATCAAGGAGAGAGGTTGCAGAGGAAGCCATGCGGTTGATGGAACAGAAAGTTAAGAG catGGAGTCAAACCAGTTACGGCATTGTCAAAAGGACTTTAGTATTCAGCTAGAAAGAGACGAGGAACCGTATGAAGATCTTGTTCTTCGCCCAAGCCGGCACCTGTTAATGCACAAG aTGAAGAGTGGAGTTCACTTGTGCCAGCGTTGGTTCAAAGGAAGTATATACTGCTGTTCCAAACTACTGCCATCCAGGGGGAAGTCACGCTACATATTCATAGGATACCTTCTTATGCTTCATGTGCTGGTTTTTGTATGCCTCAGTTGGTCCCTTTAG